gtccgcgtgttttatactctagcggtacacactcagaggatagagacaaatcggcagactcagccagagaggcgagtccaacgagacgaacgaatgagcgttaaaagggagcaatgttaaaaaaatacattcattacgatttgttcgctcgttggattcacatgcaggctaaaaagggtccttttcaggatcacaaaattatcttcaatctaaagagtttattgttttgttatcactcgatatccccatcttgttcagctaaaccttgctgtttagcgattgcatttgccactcgccacagctttcacagttggaaaatttcttcccatccagcttgtgacatattttacagtatattacattcaatggcacgtcgcattaccaccactcagtgtcggattggagttaattttaacctgtaattgaacatttgcgatgacagtggtacagtgtcgaccttcaatgtggggtcataatttggaccccgaactctatgtttacaaaaatgtgcaactaaatatgtcgctttactggtccgtccaattagctaaatgtcgagataagtgtaaattaatgtactttcaatctagaagcaatttaagaattggtgaaaatcaataagccaGAACAAcggccaaattcacatactcatcatatcctggcaaacaaattatgaaaaaatcaatttgtgttttattattattttggatattgttttagaaagcattgaaatgtatttcctaaactcttttttggaaggtttaatggccctgaaaagcgccttgttttatggaatggttccaatttagaaaacttagtactcgtggttttgaaaaaaatcatttcgaacgccctcgatgccgccttgttctggatttgacCAAAGCAATACACacaagaacaaacttttttcttctactacctgatgccgttttgcgattgcgtttgccactcgccactcgctgcaactgcctgttgtcttgatgtccaccgaaccgaatgtgttctgttccgaatgcgggttttcttatcgtcgcgagcagctttgccagctaactcgatcacttcggcggccgaaactatataacgccgactaggtggactggtgcactggtactaacgcgctcggcctagctacccttgcggggaactccagatcaacacggttcgagcgggattttgcctttcccttcacttttcctcctttaccatgtccagacatggctgcttgggttggtttgttgatgtgttgtgatgcgaatcgatgtggtgtacggtttgaatgagaatgatcgttacggcagcgaagcggggatttttaagctgactggctggctcgagaattacgcatgtgtgagactgcgaccaatgtttcgttcatttttttctttttcctttccaatcgtggttcattctatttcgctgcgtctctggttgcccgttttggtcggtacgatttgaggagcacaaaatggaccaatcaaaaatgggcacatagtgcattttgacaatgcttgatatttcacaattattcaattatttatctcaagaaaaatgaaatgttattcgttatgatagatgcgtagatatatttcctatcaattgatgcaaaaacctttgcgatctattgagaaatgctcgagttataagcgttccaaatcttgcattttttcctacttgttcagtgcctagatttccatttcgccccctatatcttccgcttagacgtagtcctacgtcaaaagaaaatgCCACAAGTTATTTAATAGTTTTTGTTGTCACACACCCTACGTTGTGTTTTAGATTACAGATTTCGTTGCGTGCGTGTAGGAATGGTAGCAGTCAGGACCAGGGTTTACTGAACCATAATCGCAGCATTTGAATGCTACCACGGTATATCGGAACAAGTACACTGGATACTATTTCACAAACCTAAATTCTGAACACACATTTAGATTCACAAACAACTTTAATTTATTGTACTACGTTACTACATTTATTAGTGTTCAGCACGATACTTCCAGCAAGAATGGCTAGGATATTTTATTTTACTAAGCTAAGTATTCTACTACCATACTGCAGTTCATGGTGAACTGACCGACAATTAATGAAGAATAGTAAGGCATTGTCGGAGTTGTCGGATTGCTACCAACAATCTACACTTAAAACTAATACGATCAACCATACCCGTCGCCTTGAATAGTTacattcaataaaaacaaacaacaatcTCTTGTTTACTTGTCTGTCTGAAGGACATTCAAAGCTCGCTTCTATCTATCTAAAACCATGTTGCTGATGCAGTTGAACGAATCTGCCACAGGAGTTTCCATAGCATATGGCAGCAGGCATATTTTAGAGACAGGTCGTGTAATAAGTCCTCTTGCGGTCTGCAGCGAAACGACTCTAGTGATTCCATCGGAGCCGGGATGAGTTGACACTATGCGAGCCAAAGGCCAGCGAATTGGAGGTTGCAGGTCATCGATGAGTATAACTAGTTTACCAGGTATAATTTGATTGTTACGTCCACGGCATTTGGTATCTTTTTGAAGTTCTTGAAGATATTCTCGTTGCCAGtgtttccaaaacttttgtGTATGCAGTTGGAGACTTTGGTATTGATCGAGTTTATTCATCGGTAGGTGGCTGAGATCTGGGTCGGGCAGTGTATTCATCGAAGTTCCGATTAGGAAGTGAGCAGGAGTGAGCGCAGCTAAGTCATCTGGCTCTTCAGTCATCGGCAATAGCGGTCGAGAGTTCATTTGAGACTCAATTTGCGTGAGCACCGTACACATATTCTCGAAGGAAATACGGGTGGATCCAAGTTGGCGAAATAAGTGTTTTTTCGCAACCTTCACTGCCGCTTCCCACAAACCGCCAAAGTTCGGCGCCCTAGGGGGAATAAGATGCCAGGTGATGTTTTCATCGGCACAGGCGGAACTAATTCTTTGTTGTTCTTCCGCATTTTGTAGCAAGTAAAACAATTCCTTTAGTTGGTTCTTTGCGCCGACAAAATTCTTACCATTATCCGAATGCAAGTGAGACGGGCGACCGCGTCTGGCAACAAATCTTCGCAGACAACCGATAAATGCTTGGGTTGACAAATCTCCAACCAGTTCAAGGTGAACCGCTTTCGTGGTGAAGCATATAAAGACGCATATATAAGCCTTTGCAGGGGCAGCGCGTCTGTGCGTGGGTTTCAGGTACAGCGGTCCGGCGTAATCTATTCCGGTAACGTTAAATGGTCTACTTGACATTATTCTCTGGGCAGGCAGCTGGCCAATTTGTTGTTCAAGAGGTATAGGGTTTAGACGGGTACAACGGAAGCAGTTACGGACAGTACTCCGGGCGAGTCTACGGCCTTGTAGTGGCCAGTACTCTTCTCTCATTGCGGTTAGAAGCAAACGCCCGCCGCCATGAAGGGTTTTGATGTGGAAGTGTTGTGCTAACAATCGTGTTAATGGGTGAAAGGCAGGTAATATGGCTGGATGCTTGGCTTGAAAAGGCAAGTCTGACATGTTCAAACGTCCACCCACTCTCAACACTCTCTCTGAATCCAGGAAGGGGCTCATTTTACGCATACTGGACTTTTTTGGTATTggcatatttttcatcaaactaTCTATTTCGGCACGGAATGAATCATGTTGAGCGAGGCAAATTAGTAAAGCTTTTGCTTTCAGCAACTCAGGAACGGTAAGTGACAGGCAATTTGGTTTGGATGGTGATCGATCAGTCCGAGACTTTGCGCGAACATTATTTACGAACCGGATACAGTAGCTGATTACATGAAGAAGTCGGTTATATGAAGACCAGCGTAAGAACCAAGGATGAACAGACGGTGAAGTTTGTATGGTCGCAACAATATTTCTCATTTCCAATTGGTTTTCAGCTACATTCGGCGGGTTAGAAATCGGCCACTCATTTGGTGGAAGTGACAACCAGCATGGTCCGTGAGTCCACAATCGGCTTTTAAGAAAATCTTCTACCAGCATTCCTCGTGACACTAAGTCAGCAGGATTCTCTTTCCCAGATACATGATTCCAATGATCACCGTGTGTGAAGTGCTGGATCTCCGAAACTCGGTTGGCTACAAATGTTTTCCAGACATTAGGAGGTGATTGCAGCCACTGTAGAGTAACAGCTGAATCCGACCAAAAGTAGGATTTAGTCACGTCGAGATCAATAGCGGTTTTTATGCAGTTGTGCAAGTGGGCAGCGAGAACTGCTGCGCATAGTTCTAGTCGGGCCAAACTAAGTCGTTTTAACGGGGCTACTCTGGATTTGGAGGCTAGCAACTGCACCTTCACTTTACCTTTATTGTCCTCAGAGCGAGCGTAAGTACATGCACCGTATGCAGATTCAGATGCATCGGCGAACGTGTGAAGTTGAATCACTGAATTAGGAAGAAAAGCGTATCGGTCTACTTGATAGTCGGAAATGCGGGGTAGTTGTTTATAATATTTCCTCCACCTTTCGCTCATGGATTCAGGTACAGGTTCGTCCCATTCACAGGCGAGTAACCACAACTCTTGCATCATAATTTTAGCTTTGACGATGATGGGAGCAATGAGTCCTAATGGGTCGAACAGTTTTGCAATTGATGATAATATTGATCGTTTTGTGGTTGGCTGATCGGTTTCATATACGTGAGATGAAAATCGCAGAAAGTCGTTTTCGGGTTCCCAGCTTATACccaatgtttttatagtttcatTTGGATGAAAATGCAAAGCGGATTGAGTCCCAATGGCGTCTTTATCTAGTCCTTGCAGTACCTCCAGTCGATTGGATGACCATTTGCGTAGCACAAATCCTCCTTTAGCAAGCAATTCCGTTAATTCTTTTCGTAATTGGATAGCCTTTTCTATAGTTTCAGCACCACCGATAAAATCGTCCATATAAAAATTATTACGTAATGCTGGACCTCCTAGAGGATACGATTTCCCTTCATCAGTTGCTAGTTGTACAAGAGTTCTTGTGGCGAGGAAGGAAGACGGTGCTAACCCGTATGTTACCGTTTGGAGTTCATAGGGTTGTATTGGAGCTTGGGTAGAAAATCGCCAATAAATTCGTTGGAAGCGGGTGTCATCCGGATGCACCAGTATTTGTCGATACATCTTGGCGATGTCAGCAACAAGAGCAATCTGGTGTTTTCGGAAGCGCAGTACAAGCGTGATCAACTCATCTTGGATAACAGGTCCCACACAAAGAGAGTCATTAAGCGAAAATCCAGTGGAACATTTGGCTGATCCGTCGAACACGACTCGTAGTTTAGTTGTTGAGCTTGTCTCTTTTATAACCGGATGGTGAGGCAGGTAAAAATGCTTATTATTTTCGTCGCTACTCTTGACTAGTTTCATATGACCAAGAGAGATATACTCACGCATAAATTCGTGATATTCTTTCTTAATTTCTGGATttcgttccaattttttttccaaaagttcGAATCGTCGAAAGGCATTTTGCTTTGATTCACCTAGCATGATTTCAAAGTCTGGTCGCTTAGGAAGACGAACCATATAGCGCCCATCGTTGTTTCTCGTTACAGTAGATTGATATAGTGTCTCACATTGTCTTTCTTCAATGGAATAGTTATCTTTAACGACTAACTCTTCAGTTTTCCAGAAACGCTCGATGCTTTGCTCTAAAGAGGCTGCTACCGCTACGACGCTATAACTCGAGACTGTGGAGTGTTGCGATGGCGAAGCAGAACAATCTGAACCTGCTACAATCCAACCAAAAACGCTGTCTATCAACAATGGTAGCTTTTCCTTCAAGTGAATTCGAGCTGCACCAGGGAAGAAGGAATAAAAATGCTTAGCTCCTAGGACGAGATCAATCGGTTGACATTTGTTGAAAGAAGGGTCTGCGAGAAAAAGATCAGTAGGAATCTTCCAACCAGTTGTTTCTACATGATGCGCTGGCAAATCAGCGGTGACATGATCCATCACAAGAAAATCAATTCCACAAGAGAAGCCTTCTTTTCTTGACCTTACTTCTGCAAAAACTGACTCCCGGATTACTTGGGAAAGTTGGCCTGCGCCTTGTACGGTTATATTCACGTTGTTtcgtttcaaatttaaaattcttgCCATGCGATCTGTCATAAGGTTTGGCTGTGAAGCACTATCTAAAAGAGCACGCGCTAGATGTTCTTGTCCATATGCGTCAACAATTTGTACTACGGCGGTGAGTAGGAAAACATTTTCGAAAGGTTGCTGGAGTGATACACTTGTTTCGAAACTTGGCAAACTCTTGGTGGCAGCGACCGAAGTTTGACTTTGAATTTCCTCTAACTCTCTAAATTGACTAGTTTCGGGTGGCGCTAGGCCGTACGAAATGTCGGTTACATTACTAGCCACAAGGGCATTGTTTGCAGAATGCAGAAGCGTGTGATGACGACGGTTGCAATGTTTGCAGTTGAAGTTCGAAGAGCAGTTGCGAGCAATGTGATCTCTACGTAAACAGTTGTGACAAAGTCGCTTCGACATGACCAGCTGCTGTCGCTCAGTAGCAGAAAAACGGTAGAATTTTGGACACCTTATCAATGGATGTGGTTGATCACATGCTGGACATTGATTGTTCGAATCCGTTGTAGAGGTGTATGATGACAAGCGAAGATGCGGAAGTTTTCTCGTTGATTGGCCGGATGTATTGAAACTTGTGGATGCAGTGTTATGGTTCACCGATATAGATTCGAGGACACGAGTTCTACGTTGCAGGAACACAATCAAGCTTTCGTAATCTGGATTATCTGTTTTCGATGCATGATCTTCCCAAGCCTTTAGCGAATCGTCAGGTAAGCGTGTGCATAACAGGTGTTCAAGTATAGTGCTCCAAGCATTTGTTGGTTCACCTAGCTGATGCAATGTTTTGACATGACGATCAAATTCATCCACCAATCCGTGGAGCGTAGCTGCCGTTTCCCTTTTAATGCCTTGAATATCAAACAGAGCTTGCAAATGTCGTTTCTTCAAAAGGTACTCATTTGCGTATCGATCTTTTAATGTTTGCCAAGCTAATTCGTAGTTTGCAGAGCTAATAGCAATGGACTCAATAGACAGAGCAGCCTCTCCTTTGACAGCTGCTTTCAGATAGTGAAATTTTTGAATTGGTGGAACTTCAGAATTGGAATGTATTAATGCCAAGAAGGTATCATGAAACGTAAGCCATTGCATGTAATCCCCATCAAATTCAGGGAGCGTTATTGTCGGTAATTTTATGCCAGAGAGAGTGGAGTTTGTGTACGTTGGTTGAGGTGGACGAGCATCAGTGACTAACGAAGAAAGCTTGGAAGCTAAATTTGCCTTTATTATGAAGAGTCGAGGTTCAAAATTAGCCCGAATTTTCTCCTGCATTTTCCTACCTTCATCAGTTGTCTCTATCTCTTCCAACTGATCTTGTGTACTTTCGAGATCGTCCCACAATTTTTCCAGCCGCTCAAGACGCACATGTAGCTGTATTTGATCCCGCTGTGAGTCGAACTCGGCCAGAAAGTTCTCTGCCCGACCCAGACTAGCTAGAAGCGATGTTCTCCGTGAGATCAGTTGATTGATTTCTCCTGCAGTACTCATGATAAAACGCGAACGGAGGTCAATGTCGATTGAAATTTCTGCAAAAAGCACCACGGTAGATCCAACGAGAAAAGGTATTTGCACTTGGAATGGTACTCACCTATTCCAAGGCAAATTGAGCcttgaaattaaaaatgctgTAAGATGCAACCTTCGGTAtatccttgttccgtttatgaaTGATAGAAAGGTGCTCCTCTACTTGTGAAGGCTCCGGAGTAATCAGGCGGCGAAGAAATATGCGTGCAAATATAGAAAAGGTATCTAACTCATACCTGTGGAACTATCAGCAGATATTGGACAGGTAATTACctgctataaaaattcaaaatgccttGCATACAATAAACTGCTTTAAGTTGGTGGTGGCACTGGATATGCTGCATTCAATTTGAGTTTCCAGTGATGGCGTCCTTGGTTTAATGGATAATGATGTATTGAAACATAGCCAATGATGGCGTCAATCAATTGTGTGATATTAACTGAATAACACAATTGTCGTGATCCGTCTGCGATGTGgaaatcctggtcacggcaccaaatttttatgttgtcacACACCCTACGTTGTGTTTTAGATTACAGATTTCGTTGCGTGCGTGTAGGAATGGTAGCAGTCAGGACCAGGGTTTACTGAACCATAATCGCAGCATTTGAATGCTACCACGGTATATCGGAACAAGTACACTGGATACTATTTCACAAACCTAAATTCTGAACACACATTTAGATTCACAAACAACTTTAATTTATTGTACTACGTTACTACATTTATTAGTGTTCAGCACGATACTTCCAGCAAGAATGGCTAGGATATTTTATTTTACTAAGCTAAGTATTCTACTACCATACTGCAGTTCATGGTGAACTGACCGACAATTAATGAAGAATAGTAAGGCATTGTCGGAGTTGTCGGATTGCTACCAACAATCTACACTTAAAACTAATACGATCAaccagtttttattttactgtctaaaattttcaaaaggatcggtctactgggcgaatttctacagcgttttttccgtgatgcaatttgatgtgacacaccctttaggtgaTAGCAGAGAACAGGATAATCTTCTGTCAGATGTCAGGAAGAACTTAGCCGAAGCATACAAAAAACAATCCAAATATTATAATCTAAGATCGAATAAGAACGCACCAAAATATCATGTGGGAGAGAAAGTATTAAAAAAAGTCCACTATATTATCAAGCAAAGCCAAAGATTACTGTGCGAAACTCGGGCCAAAATACACGGTAGCATATGTGGGAAAGTGTTTAGGAGATACCTATGAATTGGTAGACGAGAATAATAAAAATCTTGGTAGATTTCATGCCAATTATTTAAAAAAGTTTTAGATAAAGTTGATTAAGCTATGACATTATCCAAAGATGGAAATGTACgagaaagaaataaaatatGTCAGGTAGATTGAGCGAATTAGATTTGTAAACCTATGTTAGCCTTGTTTGTTTACATAGCCTAACCTTATCGATGTCATCACCGAAGCAAGACATCGTTACAACATCATGCAAAGCTAACCTTTTAAATCTGATGTTATCAACATTCCAGTCGATACAtaagataaaatttgaattccATTCTATGATTATCCGTCCACGTATCCAAGATTTCTCATTGCTTATATGGTTCGCATATGACGTCATTCCGTAACCTCAACCTGAAAAGCCTGAAACCCTGAAAAGACAAATTattataaatatacaaaaatagaTTAAACAAGCAGGAACTAGTACAAATGAGTAAATATAGCACTTACTTTTAAATTAATGTTTCTCAAAAGTTAAAAATTTCCCAATCGCCTCGATGATCACCCTAGAGCTAGAAAGGTCAGCCAAATAATTAAGACAATTGTAATTGTAGTAATGACAGTTCGTTTTTCGATCACAGGGTATAGCGTTATGCTGTCAGTTTAATTCGATGTTTTTATTCCGCGTAGAGCGGTGCGATATTATATATTAAGTAGTAAACTATTATATGAAAGCATATATTCTGATGTAGGTCAAATTGGTATTTGATGAGCAGAATTATTTTCTTGTATTAAAATATCTCAGAtggaataatattttatgaaCAAGATAAAGTCTTTTGTAATTCCTATTTCGGTAACAGAGTTTCCATCAGCGACGAAATATTTCGATGAGGAGAAATTCAGTTCAAACGAAGAATAACGGAGTTTTTATTAGTTTGGTCAAGTTTGCGTTATTATGTGTATCGATTGAATTATTGTAGCATACATCTTGTGATTGATCTGATATATCTGGTTGTAGAAAATTACTATGATTTGGATTATGAAAATTTGATCAATCAATTGATCAAATAATAAATTCTTtacttc
The Toxorhynchites rutilus septentrionalis strain SRP chromosome 2, ASM2978413v1, whole genome shotgun sequence genome window above contains:
- the LOC129770609 gene encoding uncharacterized protein LOC129770609: MSTAGEINQLISRRTSLLASLGRAENFLAEFDSQRDQIQLHVRLERLEKLWDDLESTQDQLEEIETTDEGRKMQEKIRANFEPRLFIIKANLASKLSSLVTDARPPQPTYTNSTLSGIKLPTITLPEFDGDYMQWLTFHDTFLALIHSNSEVPPIQKFHYLKAAVKGEAALSIESIAISSANYELAWQTLKDRYANEYLLKKRHLQALFDIQGIKRETAATLHGLVDEFDRHVKTLHQLGEPTNAWSTILEHLLCTRLPDDSLKAWEDHASKTDNPDYESLIVFLQRRTRVLESISVNHNTASTSFNTSGQSTRKLPHLRLSSYTSTTDSNNQCPACDQPHPLIRCPKFYRFSATERQQLVMSKRLCHNCLRRDHIARNCSSNFNCKHCNRRHHTLLHSANNALVASNVTDISYGLAPPETSQFRELEEIQSQTSVAATKSLPSFETSVSLQQPFENVFLLTAVVQIVDAYGQEHLARALLDSASQPNLMTDRMARILNLKRNNVNITVQGAGQLSQVIRESVFAEVRSRKEGFSCGIDFLVMDHVTADLPAHHVETTGWKIPTDLFLADPSFNKCQPIDLVLGAKHFYSFFPGAARIHLKEKLPLLIDSVFGWIVAGSDCSASPSQHSTVSSYSVVAVAASLEQSIERFWKTEELVVKDNYSIEERQCETLYQSTVTRNNDGRYMVRLPKRPDFEIMLGESKQNAFRRFELLEKKLERNPEIKKEYHEFMREYISLGHMKLVKSSDENNKHFYLPHHPVIKETSSTTKLRVVFDGSAKCSTGFSLNDSLCVGPVIQDELITLVLRFRKHQIALVADIAKMYRQILVHPDDTRFQRIYWRFSTQAPIQPYELQTVTYGLAPSSFLATRTLVQLATDEGKSYPLGGPALRNNFYMDDFIGGAETIEKAIQLRKELTELLAKGGFVLRKWSSNRLEVLQGLDKDAIGTQSALHFHPNETIKTLGISWEPENDFLRFSSHVYETDQPTTKRSILSSIAKLFDPLGLIAPIIVKAKIMMQELWLLACEWDEPVPESMSERWRKYYKQLPRISDYQVDRYAFLPNSVIQLHTFADASESAYGACTYARSEDNKGKVKVQLLASKSRVAPLKRLSLARLELCAAVLAAHLHNCIKTAIDLDVTKSYFWSDSAVTLQWLQSPPNVWKTFVANRVSEIQHFTHGDHWNHVSGKENPADLVSRGMLVEDFLKSRLWTHGPCWLSLPPNEWPISNPPNVAENQLEMRNIVATIQTSPSVHPWFLRWSSYNRLLHVISYCIRFVNNVRAKSRTDRSPSKPNCLSLTVPELLKAKALLICLAQHDSFRAEIDSLMKNMPIPKKSSMRKMSPFLDSERVLRVGGRLNMSDLPFQAKHPAILPAFHPLTRLLAQHFHIKTLHGGGRLLLTAMREEYWPLQGRRLARSTVRNCFRCTRLNPIPLEQQIGQLPAQRIMSSRPFNVTGIDYAGPLYLKPTHRRAAPAKAYICVFICFTTKAVHLELVGDLSTQAFIGCLRRFVARRGRPSHLHSDNGKNFVGAKNQLKELFYLLQNAEEQQRISSACADENITWHLIPPRAPNFGGLWEAAVKVAKKHLFRQLGSTRISFENMCTVLTQIESQMNSRPLLPMTEEPDDLAALTPAHFLIGTSMNTLPDPDLSHLPMNKLDQYQSLQLHTQKFWKHWQREYLQELQKDTKCRGRNNQIIPGKLVILIDDLQPPIRWPLARIVSTHPGSDGITRVVSLQTARGLITRPVSKICLLPYAMETPVADSFNCISNMVLDR